The following proteins are encoded in a genomic region of Sorangiineae bacterium MSr12523:
- a CDS encoding translocation/assembly module TamB, whose amino-acid sequence MALGRVLGVFAVTVGTAATFAMATVGGALVHVNLPATRRVIAVQVNNVLAATFQGKLTIQRIGHIGLGGTSRLGGVHVSLDDPDGKRVALLDGVNAAIDTRDLVRSLLLEKGQIRIALPELSVDAADVSLDSDSSGSLGLAHAFESVSPTPPDAPPGRGVHVGIPDIALHHVWVHGTMGGAPPIDAEVDDAHIAVVVEPGITIDMKRAKLVTRALPRGANPKGDLTARIAMPSTTGQEMGLTATFAGDVAGIPATVNATMDGSQVDAVVDLPRAPRDRLRALAPEVEWGADGKVHVEAHGTLPRLAVTADVAFEREPGAKPAKVHAAGDVRIAPATSVDLTTEVRDVDVRAFSSTAPASNLSADVKASIRLDDRGEPQGTYELRVLPGEAAGQRVPAVKLQGKVQGQRISVRGRVDEPGAPTDVIASFDGKRPEPTVKFETHTHVASLEGIRRVGPIAQGAVAVHTRGVIKLGSPTIDARVDVEGRDIAQSGVALGTVHIGGRVSGELANPFVDASIEGNGLDLQDRHFTEVSVQVRGPAMAPVIGAVAHGKEETRIEVGAAVQVRDGDGITLRDVRFDFVEPEVSMVSRAERIHIGKAGILVEDTVIQGLGAPMMVRAERNKEGIRIRLRNEGLDLTKVARLGRLDPALIQAGTLDCDVDLLVHRKGVDGTVALDLKHAKISTVEDASANVRATFDDKSVVLKAHAASARRGSVDIETTTLQLPGSPLDPNAWEKVIGKVHLASTLDIDEMRDFIPKTAPFRPTDGTLVVNLDIERDQGHEEPDLSLSVHTEKLALHARRQRHLDAEGNKVVEPPAWNLAGVDFALDASIDGTNGASHISAKVIDAQAPIVEFEAEGTIPYRRLVRDEMAGQAAHAMQLLETSPWSAKLSMPRRRLDTLPELLGTKELLGEADFALRIEGTALEPRIGFAAHAIDVKRRRGADYPATSVDLLAQYNAGKAGVGLSVRLPAPQRGAARPQPGQRAAPANTPDVSRVEVFALHADANAKVADFLNPPKKSSPAWDMTAHAKLKSFPLESLAYFTDRNMRGNVSGEFDVTDLHRNGRAHAEVRFEGLRVGRAEYTGAKVSADLDDAGMRARLRFDQRDGFAQVDVRGKSTWGAQVAPALDRTKPLEAELKADGFRIAALLPFVEPAVSEIDGRVHADARVFLPPPTHPTTKGEDDEERPTMEGSITLRDGSVELPALGQRLQGLRANVVIDRDGKVRIDGIEARTDEGHLTGEAAVRLAGLKLVEATGSFQIPKDEAFPISLNGVELGEAYGKVSLRAATDTTKKRAMNVDVDVPEMHIKIPDTSSRNVVELDRAEKIRIGVHRKPKELVLMPLTPQEYEPEPAKPPEAETKLTIRTKLGHDIEVRRGTGVRIQMTGDTAVTMNGETKMSGEIRLIGGMLDVQGKRFEIEKGTVTFNGDPSNPVVAVTAGWTAPTGTRVYADYLGPLKTGKVHLRSEPARPQNIILALILSGSEEGGGAATGQAVGMGGAIATQGLNKALEGLTGGDTVSVRLDTSNSANPRPEVEFQITRRISLQLATVFGRLPFDQPDRNLATVDWRFRQNWSVQTTVGDKGTSLLDLIWQRRY is encoded by the coding sequence ATGGCGTTGGGGCGCGTGCTCGGGGTCTTCGCGGTGACGGTCGGAACGGCCGCCACGTTCGCGATGGCCACCGTGGGCGGCGCGCTCGTGCACGTGAACCTGCCGGCCACTCGAAGGGTCATTGCGGTGCAGGTGAACAACGTCCTCGCGGCGACGTTTCAGGGCAAGCTGACGATCCAGCGCATCGGGCATATCGGTCTCGGCGGCACGAGCCGATTGGGTGGCGTCCACGTCTCGCTGGACGATCCCGATGGCAAGCGGGTGGCACTGCTCGACGGTGTGAATGCGGCCATCGACACGCGCGATCTCGTGCGGTCGCTGCTTCTCGAAAAAGGGCAGATTCGCATTGCGTTGCCGGAGCTCTCCGTCGACGCCGCGGACGTGTCGCTCGACTCCGACTCTTCCGGCTCGCTCGGCCTCGCGCACGCGTTCGAGTCGGTTTCACCGACGCCACCCGACGCGCCGCCAGGCCGCGGGGTGCACGTGGGCATTCCTGACATCGCGCTTCACCATGTCTGGGTGCATGGCACGATGGGCGGCGCCCCACCGATCGACGCCGAGGTGGACGATGCGCACATTGCCGTGGTCGTCGAGCCAGGCATCACCATCGACATGAAACGAGCGAAGCTCGTCACGCGTGCCTTGCCGCGGGGGGCTAACCCGAAGGGGGATCTCACGGCGCGCATCGCCATGCCGTCGACCACCGGGCAAGAGATGGGGCTGACCGCGACGTTCGCAGGGGATGTCGCGGGGATCCCGGCCACGGTGAATGCCACGATGGATGGCTCGCAGGTCGATGCCGTGGTGGACCTGCCGCGCGCCCCGCGCGATCGGCTGCGCGCGCTCGCGCCCGAGGTCGAGTGGGGCGCCGACGGCAAGGTTCACGTCGAGGCCCATGGCACGTTGCCCCGCCTTGCGGTCACTGCGGACGTGGCGTTCGAGCGCGAGCCAGGCGCGAAGCCCGCCAAGGTGCACGCGGCAGGCGACGTGCGCATTGCACCTGCGACGTCGGTGGACCTGACAACGGAGGTGCGCGACGTCGACGTGCGCGCATTCTCGTCGACAGCGCCCGCCTCGAACCTTTCGGCCGACGTGAAGGCGTCGATCCGGCTCGACGATCGGGGCGAGCCGCAGGGCACGTACGAGCTGCGCGTGCTGCCCGGGGAGGCTGCGGGCCAGCGCGTCCCCGCGGTGAAGCTTCAAGGCAAGGTCCAGGGCCAGCGCATCAGCGTGCGCGGCCGCGTCGACGAGCCGGGCGCACCGACGGACGTCATCGCCTCGTTCGACGGCAAGCGCCCCGAGCCCACCGTCAAGTTCGAGACGCACACGCACGTCGCGAGCCTCGAGGGCATCCGTCGCGTCGGCCCCATCGCGCAGGGCGCGGTGGCGGTCCACACGCGCGGCGTGATCAAACTGGGCAGCCCCACGATCGACGCGCGCGTCGACGTCGAGGGGCGCGACATCGCGCAGTCCGGGGTCGCTCTAGGCACTGTGCACATTGGCGGGCGCGTGAGCGGCGAGCTCGCGAACCCCTTCGTGGACGCGAGCATCGAGGGCAACGGGCTCGATCTGCAGGACCGCCATTTTACCGAGGTATCCGTGCAGGTACGCGGGCCCGCCATGGCGCCGGTCATCGGTGCGGTGGCGCACGGGAAGGAAGAGACGCGCATCGAGGTGGGAGCTGCGGTGCAGGTCCGCGATGGCGACGGCATCACCTTGCGCGACGTGCGCTTCGACTTCGTGGAGCCCGAGGTATCGATGGTCTCGCGCGCGGAGCGCATTCACATCGGCAAGGCGGGCATCCTCGTCGAGGATACGGTCATCCAGGGCCTGGGCGCGCCCATGATGGTGCGCGCGGAGAGGAACAAGGAAGGTATCCGCATCCGCCTGCGCAACGAGGGGCTCGACCTGACCAAGGTCGCGCGCCTGGGCCGGCTCGATCCCGCGCTCATCCAGGCAGGCACGCTCGATTGCGACGTGGACCTCTTGGTCCATCGCAAAGGCGTCGATGGGACCGTCGCCCTCGATTTGAAGCACGCGAAAATCAGCACCGTCGAGGACGCGAGCGCGAACGTGCGCGCGACATTCGATGACAAGAGCGTCGTGCTCAAGGCCCACGCCGCCTCTGCGCGCCGCGGCTCCGTCGACATCGAGACGACGACGCTGCAGCTCCCCGGTTCGCCCCTCGATCCCAATGCCTGGGAAAAGGTCATCGGCAAGGTGCACCTCGCGAGCACCTTGGACATCGACGAGATGCGCGATTTCATTCCGAAGACCGCGCCCTTCCGCCCGACCGATGGCACCTTGGTGGTGAACCTGGACATCGAGCGCGATCAGGGGCACGAGGAACCCGACCTGTCGCTGTCCGTGCACACGGAAAAGCTGGCCCTCCATGCACGGCGCCAGCGTCACCTGGACGCCGAGGGAAACAAGGTGGTGGAGCCGCCGGCCTGGAACCTCGCCGGTGTCGACTTCGCGCTCGACGCGAGCATCGACGGCACGAACGGGGCGAGCCACATCTCGGCGAAAGTCATCGACGCGCAGGCGCCGATCGTCGAGTTCGAAGCGGAGGGAACGATCCCGTACCGCCGGCTCGTGCGCGACGAGATGGCAGGGCAAGCCGCGCACGCGATGCAGCTGCTCGAGACTTCGCCCTGGTCGGCGAAGCTCAGCATGCCGCGGCGCCGGCTCGACACCTTGCCCGAGCTGCTCGGTACGAAGGAGCTCCTGGGCGAGGCCGACTTCGCGCTGCGCATCGAGGGCACGGCGCTCGAGCCGCGCATCGGCTTTGCGGCACACGCCATCGATGTCAAACGGCGGCGCGGTGCGGATTACCCGGCGACCAGCGTCGATTTGCTTGCACAATACAACGCGGGCAAGGCGGGGGTGGGTCTCTCGGTGCGTCTGCCCGCGCCGCAAAGAGGCGCCGCGCGCCCTCAGCCTGGGCAACGAGCTGCACCGGCGAACACGCCGGACGTGTCGCGGGTCGAGGTCTTCGCCCTGCACGCCGATGCGAACGCCAAAGTCGCGGACTTCCTGAACCCGCCGAAGAAGAGCTCCCCCGCGTGGGACATGACGGCGCACGCGAAGCTCAAGAGCTTCCCGCTGGAGAGCCTGGCCTATTTCACGGATCGGAACATGCGCGGAAACGTCAGCGGCGAGTTCGACGTGACGGATTTGCACCGCAACGGCCGCGCGCACGCCGAGGTCCGCTTCGAGGGCCTGCGCGTCGGTCGCGCCGAGTACACCGGCGCGAAGGTCTCAGCCGATTTGGACGACGCCGGAATGCGCGCGCGCCTGCGTTTCGACCAGAGAGATGGCTTCGCGCAGGTGGACGTGCGGGGCAAGTCCACCTGGGGCGCGCAGGTCGCACCGGCACTCGATCGGACCAAGCCCCTCGAGGCGGAGCTCAAGGCCGACGGCTTCCGCATCGCAGCCCTTCTCCCCTTCGTGGAACCGGCGGTGAGCGAGATCGATGGGCGCGTGCACGCCGACGCGCGTGTCTTTTTGCCGCCACCGACGCATCCGACCACAAAGGGCGAGGATGACGAGGAGCGCCCCACCATGGAGGGCAGCATCACGCTTCGCGACGGGTCGGTCGAGCTACCGGCCCTCGGGCAGAGGCTCCAGGGACTGCGCGCGAACGTCGTCATCGATCGCGACGGGAAGGTGCGCATCGACGGCATCGAGGCGCGCACCGACGAAGGGCACCTGACCGGCGAGGCCGCGGTGCGCCTGGCAGGGCTGAAGCTCGTGGAGGCGACGGGCTCGTTCCAGATCCCGAAGGACGAGGCCTTCCCGATCAGCCTCAACGGGGTGGAGCTGGGGGAGGCCTACGGCAAGGTTTCCCTCCGCGCGGCCACCGACACCACGAAAAAGCGGGCCATGAACGTCGATGTGGACGTGCCGGAGATGCACATCAAGATTCCCGACACGTCCAGCCGCAACGTGGTCGAACTCGATCGCGCGGAGAAGATCCGCATCGGTGTGCACCGCAAGCCCAAGGAACTCGTGCTCATGCCTCTGACGCCACAGGAGTACGAGCCGGAGCCGGCCAAGCCGCCGGAGGCCGAGACGAAGCTCACCATTCGCACGAAGCTGGGACACGACATCGAGGTGCGCCGCGGCACGGGCGTGCGCATCCAGATGACCGGCGACACAGCCGTCACCATGAACGGCGAAACGAAGATGAGCGGCGAAATCCGCCTTATTGGCGGGATGCTCGACGTGCAGGGCAAGCGTTTCGAAATCGAGAAGGGCACGGTGACCTTCAACGGCGATCCGAGCAACCCGGTGGTGGCCGTGACGGCCGGCTGGACCGCGCCGACGGGCACCCGCGTCTATGCCGATTATCTGGGGCCGCTCAAAACGGGCAAAGTCCATCTGCGCTCCGAGCCCGCCCGCCCGCAAAACATTATTCTGGCGTTGATCCTCAGCGGCAGCGAGGAAGGCGGAGGTGCTGCGACCGGCCAAGCGGTGGGCATGGGCGGCGCCATTGCGACGCAGGGGCTCAACAAGGCCCTCGAAGGACTGACCGGGGGAGACACCGTGAGCGTAAGGCTCGACACCTCCAACTCCGCCAATCCCCGTCCGGAGGTCGAATTCCAGATTACGCGGCGCATTTCGTTGCAGCTCGCCACCGTTTTTGGCCGTTTGCCGTTCGACCAGCCGGATCGCAACCTTGCCACCGTCGATTGGCGATTCCGCCAGAATTGGTCCGTCCAAACCACCGTCGGCGACAAGGGAACTTCGTTGCTCGATTTGATTTGGCAAAGGCGATATTGA
- a CDS encoding aldo/keto reductase gives MSAHIPGIPRRTFLGSIALSILASACNQELQTDDGEASSQALEDESVAIPRRKLGKTGVSVSMVGLGGWHASVPQLQVSESIRIIQSAIDRGINFLDNCWDYHDGEAERRMGLALRHGYRHRVFLMTKLDGRTRASAKGQLEQSLRRLRTDMIDLVQVHEVIRDSDPERAFKEGGIEALIEARQAGKIRFIGFTGHKDPSIHLKMLETADKYGFCFDTVQMPLNVMDAHFRSFEHHVLPVLLRKGIGVLGMKSTGNGVILQSGVVNAIECIHYALNLPTSVVVTGCDSMAILDQAIRAARTFKPMSKAQVRELLARTRDAALTGRYEVFKTTEDLDATTTHPWWLDTACIKEDCSESL, from the coding sequence ATGAGCGCCCACATTCCTGGTATTCCGCGTCGTACCTTTCTCGGATCGATTGCATTGTCGATCCTCGCGAGCGCCTGCAATCAGGAATTGCAGACGGATGACGGCGAAGCTTCGTCGCAAGCTCTCGAAGACGAAAGCGTCGCCATCCCTCGACGAAAGCTCGGCAAGACCGGTGTTTCCGTTTCCATGGTGGGCCTGGGCGGATGGCACGCCTCCGTACCGCAACTGCAGGTGAGCGAATCGATTCGCATCATCCAGTCGGCCATCGATCGTGGCATTAACTTTCTCGACAATTGCTGGGATTACCACGACGGCGAGGCCGAGCGGCGCATGGGCCTCGCGCTTCGCCATGGATACCGGCACCGCGTCTTTTTGATGACAAAGCTCGACGGCCGCACGCGCGCTTCGGCCAAAGGGCAGCTCGAGCAGTCGCTGAGGCGATTGCGGACGGACATGATCGATCTGGTGCAGGTGCACGAGGTCATTCGCGACAGCGATCCCGAACGCGCTTTCAAGGAGGGCGGCATCGAGGCGCTCATCGAGGCGCGCCAGGCGGGAAAGATCCGATTCATTGGATTCACGGGCCACAAGGACCCGAGCATTCATTTGAAGATGCTGGAGACGGCGGACAAATACGGTTTCTGTTTCGATACCGTGCAAATGCCGCTCAACGTGATGGACGCGCACTTCCGCAGCTTCGAGCACCACGTGCTTCCGGTGCTTTTGCGAAAAGGCATCGGCGTGCTCGGCATGAAGTCCACCGGCAACGGGGTCATTCTCCAGAGCGGCGTGGTCAATGCCATCGAGTGCATTCACTACGCGCTGAACCTGCCCACGTCGGTGGTGGTCACCGGCTGCGACAGCATGGCCATTCTCGATCAAGCCATCCGCGCAGCCCGCACCTTCAAGCCGATGTCCAAAGCCCAAGTCCGCGAACTCCTCGCCCGCACCCGCGACGCCGCCCTCACCGGCCGCTACGAGGTCTTCAAAACCACCGAAGACCTCGACGCCACCACCACCCACCCCTGGTGGCTCGACACCGCCTGCATCAAAGAAGACTGCAGCGAATCGCTCTAG
- a CDS encoding HAMP domain-containing histidine kinase — protein MGRTADDELARERFIAIGEIAAEVAHELRNALQVITASAYVARQDPSASAPHIHKIERHARLAHSIVDDLMSLARGEPAHAEPILLYDVLVAARAEIGTGAARWNDAITPADVRVRAHAGLATRLFHALYENAIHASLPQAPTITTRAWMEAQAIVIEVGDDGPGVPSEIAPTIFDPLVTGREGGTGLGLALARRIAAAHAGGLSLVMTEAGNTSETREGTRTGATFRITLPRHR, from the coding sequence GTGGGTCGCACGGCGGACGACGAGCTGGCGCGCGAGCGCTTCATCGCCATCGGAGAGATCGCAGCGGAGGTCGCGCACGAACTACGGAACGCGCTGCAGGTCATTACCGCCAGCGCATACGTCGCGCGGCAGGATCCTTCCGCGAGCGCACCGCACATCCACAAAATCGAGCGCCATGCGCGGCTGGCGCATTCCATTGTGGACGATCTCATGTCGCTCGCGCGGGGCGAGCCGGCGCACGCAGAACCGATTCTGCTTTACGACGTGCTCGTGGCCGCGCGGGCCGAGATCGGAACGGGCGCGGCGCGCTGGAATGATGCCATCACGCCGGCCGACGTGCGGGTGCGCGCGCACGCAGGGCTGGCGACACGGCTGTTTCACGCGCTCTACGAGAACGCGATCCACGCGAGCCTGCCGCAAGCGCCAACCATCACGACGCGTGCGTGGATGGAGGCGCAAGCCATCGTGATCGAGGTGGGGGACGATGGCCCGGGGGTGCCGTCGGAGATTGCGCCGACCATTTTCGATCCGCTGGTGACCGGGCGCGAGGGCGGTACCGGTCTCGGCCTCGCGCTGGCCCGCCGTATTGCCGCGGCGCATGCAGGCGGGCTTTCGCTGGTGATGACCGAGGCGGGCAATACCAGCGAGACCCGCGAAGGCACACGAACGGGCGCGACCTTCCGCATAACGTTGCCGCGCCATAGATAA
- a CDS encoding phage holin family protein, translating to MDPRSVDEAPTGELIKRALEDARELVRIEVGLAKEEAREQLASAKRAVIAGAVALVAALLFLATATMALVLALGGGALIALAVSGIYLVVAGVAGAVAYRLVPRKPVEETRRRIEGEIKELKEHVA from the coding sequence ATGGATCCACGTTCGGTCGACGAGGCCCCCACGGGCGAACTGATCAAACGGGCCCTCGAGGACGCACGGGAACTCGTGCGCATCGAGGTGGGGTTGGCCAAGGAAGAAGCCCGCGAGCAGCTCGCGTCGGCCAAGCGGGCGGTCATCGCCGGCGCGGTCGCGCTCGTCGCCGCGTTGCTCTTTCTGGCCACGGCGACGATGGCGTTGGTGCTCGCGCTCGGCGGCGGAGCCCTCATCGCCCTCGCAGTTTCGGGCATTTACCTGGTGGTGGCCGGCGTGGCGGGCGCGGTCGCATACCGCCTCGTGCCGAGAAAGCCCGTCGAGGAAACGCGGCGGCGCATCGAGGGGGAGATCAAAGAACTCAAGGAGCACGTGGCATGA
- a CDS encoding peptide chain release factor 3 — protein MDDKLLAHRIAERRTFAIISHPDAGKTTLTEKLLLYGGAIKLAGAVKAKRGRASAVSDWMEMERERGISITSSVLQFPYRGLSMNLLDTPGHADFSEDTYRTLHAADGAVMLLDCAKGVEAQTKKLFRVCRQRKMPIFTFVNKMDRPGREPFDLVGEVEHVLEIGVYPVTWPIYRGATFRGIVYRGFHKDEQKRVYLFDAARAGVSSALQGSEVAPVTVTGLDDPALKNELDAEGYERLLEESALLDEAGDDFDVHRFLAGEVSPMFFGSAMNNFGIEAFLGAFCERMPPPVAREGSKGRVDPLEPFSAFIFKIQANMDRSHRDRVAFMRVCSGRFERGMRVLHVRSKKDMRLANPTTFLAQERTIVDEGFAGDVLGIYDPGVFEIGDTLTSGKDFTFEEIPSFSPEYFVRVGMMDPMRRKQLKRGLDQLSQEGTIQQYTPERGGDPILGAVGRLQLEVVKYRLKSEYDVDARLEPMQCEFVRWVSREDGTELDLLAFDRERVGIPARDVRGRAVVLFAGEWQLNSAKREFSGIKYTETAFGTAVNTR, from the coding sequence ATGGATGACAAGCTTCTAGCCCATCGCATTGCCGAACGTCGCACGTTCGCCATCATTTCTCACCCCGACGCGGGGAAGACCACGCTCACGGAGAAGCTTTTGCTTTACGGGGGAGCCATCAAGCTGGCCGGCGCGGTGAAGGCCAAGCGCGGGCGCGCCTCCGCGGTGAGCGACTGGATGGAGATGGAACGCGAACGCGGCATTTCCATCACCTCGAGCGTCCTTCAATTCCCGTACCGCGGCCTGTCCATGAACCTGCTGGACACGCCGGGCCACGCCGACTTCAGCGAGGACACGTACCGCACCTTGCACGCCGCCGATGGCGCGGTGATGCTCCTCGACTGCGCCAAGGGCGTCGAGGCGCAGACGAAGAAGCTCTTTCGCGTCTGCCGCCAGCGCAAAATGCCCATCTTCACCTTCGTGAACAAGATGGACCGCCCCGGTCGCGAGCCGTTCGATCTGGTGGGCGAAGTCGAGCACGTGCTCGAGATTGGCGTCTACCCGGTGACGTGGCCCATCTACCGCGGCGCCACCTTCCGCGGCATCGTCTACCGCGGCTTCCACAAGGACGAGCAAAAGCGCGTGTACCTCTTCGATGCGGCGCGCGCCGGTGTTTCGAGCGCGCTGCAAGGCTCCGAGGTGGCGCCGGTCACCGTCACGGGGCTGGACGATCCCGCGCTGAAGAACGAGCTCGATGCCGAGGGCTACGAGCGGCTGCTCGAGGAGTCGGCGCTTCTCGACGAAGCGGGCGACGACTTCGACGTCCATCGCTTCCTCGCGGGCGAGGTGTCGCCCATGTTCTTCGGCAGCGCGATGAACAACTTCGGCATCGAGGCGTTCCTCGGGGCCTTCTGCGAGCGCATGCCGCCGCCGGTGGCGCGCGAGGGCTCCAAGGGCCGCGTCGATCCGCTGGAGCCGTTCAGCGCGTTCATCTTCAAGATTCAGGCGAACATGGATCGCTCGCACCGCGATCGCGTGGCGTTCATGCGTGTTTGCTCCGGGCGATTCGAGCGCGGCATGCGCGTGCTGCACGTGCGCAGCAAGAAAGACATGCGCCTGGCCAATCCGACGACGTTCCTCGCGCAAGAGCGCACCATCGTCGACGAGGGATTCGCCGGCGACGTGCTCGGTATCTACGATCCGGGGGTCTTCGAGATTGGGGACACCCTCACCTCGGGCAAGGATTTCACCTTCGAGGAGATCCCGAGCTTCTCGCCCGAGTACTTCGTGCGCGTGGGCATGATGGATCCGATGCGCCGCAAGCAACTCAAACGCGGCCTCGACCAGCTGTCCCAAGAGGGGACCATTCAGCAGTACACCCCCGAGCGCGGCGGCGATCCGATTCTCGGCGCCGTGGGCCGGCTGCAGCTCGAGGTGGTGAAGTACCGCCTCAAGTCGGAATACGACGTCGACGCGCGGCTCGAGCCGATGCAGTGCGAATTCGTGCGCTGGGTCTCCCGCGAAGACGGCACCGAGCTCGATCTTCTCGCCTTCGATCGCGAACGCGTGGGCATCCCCGCCCGCGATGTCCGCGGCCGCGCCGTCGTCCTCTTCGCCGGCGAATGGCAACTGAACAGCGCCAAACGCGAATTCTCGGGCATCAAGTACACCGAAACCGCCTTCGGCACCGCGGTGAACACCCGCTAG